In the genome of Colletotrichum lupini chromosome 8, complete sequence, one region contains:
- a CDS encoding mixed-linked glucanase, whose amino-acid sequence MAYSLSQSYFGANLISDFNFINYADPSNGFVRYQSQPDALAKGLYFIDPDTQAVTLGVDNKNTYGLGDGRPSLRLESKRQYNHGLFIGDFAHMPPSVCGLWPAFWMYGPDWPTSGEIDIIEGANQATKNILSGHTTSGCRIPDSPAAAGQPLLLDCESPGVCSLLSEAHGPLCIHHLTTNNAGCNYLPPASDTHTYGDAFNAVGGGVYALEWTSEAISIWHWPRQSIPDDIVAKNPDPSGWGLPSALFGTSSCDVDTYFKDMSIVIQTNFCGDYAANIWGKDGDTCNQRAPTCVEYVANNPTAFANAYWEVNYIDVYEQGLATNTTASPSEPTTTTTVQTTSTIYTTVPNPATIVTSFTQNGTVIVSTATMQSSQVSSVVLSTVVGPTATAPPSPSTDPVVPGREPATIGEYAYLGCFGSGTGFQSFLLKASAADMTLGKCIDLCRPGKYAGVRESECFCADDLDPDTRATTDRALCNSPCPGNSTQLCGGTTSTPATKPKRDTLPPSFSSNPHRRLMHLHLHRRAAPSTYLLSVYARLTDEVPPNAPPLGDPEPHTPPTSTLVTTVTYTTVCATDAARLTPAEHCTTILVPGCNKYCGGDGMQPAAVSVPMTTTVASCAGCGADGADRVTLTVPFLVLAVPGTGAGAGAGTSTGYWPTGSVTGAAATPPATGRPTPSMVSVSAGASVAEVNFGGNCGFDVEATCDSVGWFPVHIGGAFGLSLSHFFLSFCLVSFVDFPHHVH is encoded by the exons TCAGACTTCAACTTTATCAACTATGCCGACCCATCCAACGGCTTCGTAAG GTACCAGAGCCAGCCCGACGCCCTTGCAAAGGGCCTCTACTTCATCGACCCGGACACGCAGGCCGTGACGCTGGGCGTGGATAACAAGAACACGTACGGCCTCGGCGACGGACGGCCGAGTTTGAGGCTAGAGAGCAAGAGGCAGTACAACCATGGACTGTTTATCGGTGATTTCGCGCACATGCCGCCGTCGGTTTGTGGGTTGTGGCCTGCGT TCTGGATGTATGGACCGGACTGGCCTACAAGCGGAGAAATTGATATCATCGAGGGCGCGAACCAGGCTACAAAGAATATCCTCTCCGGACACAC TACATCAGGATGCCGTATCCCAGACTCCCCCGCAGCCGCCGGCCAACCTCTCCTCCTCGACTGTGAAAGCCCAGGTGTATGTAGTCTCCTCAGTGAAGCCCACGGCCCCTTGTGTATTCATCATTTG ACCACCAACAACGCCGGCTGCAACTACCTTCCCCCCGCCTCGGACACACACACCTACGGAGACGCTTTCAACGcagtcggcggcggcgtctaCGCGCTCGAGTGGACCTCGGAGGCCATCAGTATCTGGCACTGGCCGAGGCAGAGCATCCCGGACGATATTGTTGCCAAGAACCCGGACCCGTCCGGCTGGGGCCTGCCATCTGCGCTGTTTGGGACGTCGTCGTGTGATGTAGACACATACTTTAAGGATATGAGTATTGTGATTCAGACA AACTTTTGCGGTGATTATGCTGCCAACATCTGGGGCAAGGACGGGGACACCTGTAATCAGCGGGCGCCGACGTGCGTCGAGTACGTGGCGAACAATCCTACCGCATTCGCAAACGC ATACTGGGAAGTCAACTACATCGACGTCTACGAACAAGGCCTCGCCACGAACACCACCGCCAGCCCGTCCGAGCCGACGACAACGACAACGGTCCAGACCACATCGACAATCTACACCACGGTACCGAACCCTGCCACTATCGTGACGAGTTTCACGCAAAACGGTACTGTCATCGTGTCCACCGCCACAATGCAGTCCTCCCAGGTCTCGTCCGTCGTCCTGTCCACCGTCGTGGGACCGACCGCCACCGCGCCGCCGAGCCCCTCGACGGACCCCGTAGTCCCAGGGCGCGAGCCGGCGACGATTGGGGAATATGCGTATCTCGGCTGCTTCGGCTCCGGGACCGGGTTTCAGAGCTTCTTGCTCAAGGCCTCGGCGGCGGATATGACGCTCGGCAAGTGTATTGATCTCTGCAGACCCGGGAAATACGCCGGTGTCCGCGAAAG CGAATGCTTCTGCGCAGACGACCTCGACCCAGACACCAGAGCAACGACAGACCGCGCCCTCTGCAACAGCCCCTGCCCAGGAAACAGCACCCAGCTCTGCGGCGGCACCACAAGCACCCCAGCCACGAAGCCAAAGCGAGACACCCTCCCGCCGTCCTTCTCCTCGAACCCCCACCGCCGCCTCATGCACCTCCACCTCCACCGCCGCGCCGCGCCCTCAACCTACCTCTTGTCAGTCTACGCCCGTCTCACAGACGAAGTACCCCCCAACGCCCCGCCCCTGGGCGACCCGGAACCCCATACCCCACCCACATCGACGCTCGTCACGACGGTGACGTACACCACCGTCTGCGCCACCGACGCGGCGCGCCTGACGCCCGCGGAGCACTGTACCACGATCCTGGTGCCGGGGTGCAACAAGTACTGCGGCGGTGACGGGATGCAGCCCGCGGCCGTGAGCGTgccgatgacgacgacggtGGCCTCGTGCGCCGGGTGTGGTGCCGATGGCGCGGACCGTGTGACGCTTACGGTGCCGTTTTTGGTGCTTGCGGTGCCGGGCACCGGGGCCGGAGCCGGAGCCGGGACGTCGACGGGGTATTGGCCCACTGGATCGGTGACTGGTGCGGCGGCGACGCCGCCCGCGACCGGGAGACCCACTCCGTCGATGGTGTCTGTTAGTGCAGGGGCGTCCGTGGCGGAGGTGAACTTTGG TGGGAATTGTGGATTTGACGTCGAGGCGACGTGCGACTCGGTGGGCTGGTTCCCGGTGCATATTGGCGGCGCATTtggtctctctctttctcactTCTTTCTATCTTTCTGCTTGGTTTCTTTCGTTGATTTCCCCCACCACGTTCATTAG